The following proteins are co-located in the Flammeovirga kamogawensis genome:
- a CDS encoding amidohydrolase family protein encodes MNKHNFIYGIIALLFGIGNTLLAQENFTINGVRDDRSNYYAFTNASVHISPTQTLQNATLVIKEGKIVSVLEGNSVPKGAAEINVKGKHIYASFIDANTHYGMPKVEKGNFWSWSEPEKIGPQNPKAYNANDAIKANTNAAELFKSESKAAKEMRSIGFGSALTYLPDGIARGTSALVTFGDGKANELMLSEKVGAHLAFDKGSSKQMYPVSTMGYVALLRQTYYDADWYKSIGHEKFTDVTLEAFNQSQNYTQFFATKDLFDLERAAKVAKEFQKQYIYVGNGDEYQDIATLKLINPTLILPVDFPQALNVNDPIDAMNATFSEMKHWELAPSNLSLLAKENIRFSITAFDLSSKANFLKNIRLAVKRGLSEEQVLAALTTIPASYTNSSDRLGTIEKGKIANFIITSAPLFTEKGDVLENWIRGKRYVAKAWNTNDFRGEYTLTVADSTYTLKVTGKDNTSAKWNVTVNDSLKLDTKAAITDGMLSLSFKSDTTKKATSIRLSGWANNEGNFSGEGKNADGSWLKWTAIKSASNKVEKKKEEVEVNPELGDIIFPFSAYGSKEIAQQETILIKNATIWTNEEQGIVKNTDVLIKDGKIAKVGNNLKGSKTTKVIDGTGKHLTNGIIDEHSHIALFSVNDVAVMSSMVRMEDVLNPNDVDIYRQLAGGVTSAQLLHGSANPVGGQSAVIKFRWGKTNPDDLIFKDAKPFIKFALGENVKRSSWPMSNRFPQTRMGVEAVYIDGFTRAKVYNDAQKIYNGKGPKPRKDLQLEALAQILNDERFISCHSYVQSEINMLMKVADSFDFRVNTFTHILEGYKVADKMKKHGVGASTFSDWWAYKFEVYEAIPQNAALMASQGITVAINSDDSEMGRRLNQEAAKSVKYADMSEEEAWKMVTLNPAKLLHVDHKVGSIKVGKDADLVLWSDNPLSIYAKPTYTLVDGTIYFSLEKDEQLKKEMQKERARLVAKMQAAEKAGEKVKDVAPKIEQHMHCDYLHLD; translated from the coding sequence ATGAATAAACATAATTTTATCTACGGAATAATAGCTTTATTATTCGGTATTGGTAATACTCTGTTAGCTCAAGAAAACTTTACAATAAATGGTGTAAGGGATGACAGAAGTAACTATTACGCTTTCACGAACGCTTCAGTTCACATATCACCAACTCAAACTTTACAAAATGCCACTTTAGTTATTAAAGAGGGTAAAATTGTATCTGTTTTAGAAGGTAATTCTGTACCAAAAGGTGCTGCAGAAATTAATGTCAAGGGTAAACATATTTATGCTTCATTTATAGATGCAAATACTCATTATGGTATGCCTAAGGTAGAAAAAGGTAATTTTTGGTCTTGGAGTGAACCTGAAAAAATTGGTCCGCAAAATCCAAAAGCATACAATGCTAACGATGCAATAAAGGCGAATACAAACGCTGCCGAACTTTTTAAAAGTGAAAGTAAAGCTGCAAAAGAAATGCGATCAATTGGTTTTGGTAGTGCATTAACTTATTTGCCTGATGGTATTGCAAGAGGTACATCAGCCTTAGTTACTTTTGGCGATGGTAAAGCAAACGAATTAATGCTTTCTGAAAAAGTTGGTGCACACTTAGCTTTTGATAAAGGATCTTCTAAACAAATGTATCCTGTATCTACTATGGGTTATGTTGCCCTACTTCGTCAAACTTATTATGACGCAGACTGGTATAAGAGTATTGGTCATGAAAAATTTACAGATGTTACTTTAGAAGCATTCAACCAATCTCAGAATTATACTCAATTTTTTGCTACTAAAGACTTATTTGATCTTGAAAGAGCTGCTAAGGTTGCTAAGGAATTTCAAAAACAGTATATCTACGTTGGTAATGGCGATGAATACCAAGACATTGCTACCTTAAAATTGATCAACCCTACTTTAATTCTTCCTGTAGATTTCCCGCAAGCATTAAATGTAAATGATCCAATTGATGCAATGAATGCCACTTTTTCTGAGATGAAACATTGGGAACTAGCTCCTTCAAACTTATCGCTATTGGCTAAAGAAAACATTCGTTTTTCTATCACAGCATTTGATTTATCAAGCAAAGCTAATTTTCTTAAAAATATTCGCTTAGCAGTAAAAAGAGGGCTTTCAGAAGAGCAAGTGTTAGCTGCTTTAACTACAATCCCTGCCTCTTACACAAATTCATCAGATCGTTTAGGCACCATAGAAAAAGGTAAAATAGCCAACTTTATAATTACATCTGCACCTCTATTTACAGAAAAAGGTGATGTACTTGAAAACTGGATCCGTGGTAAACGCTATGTCGCTAAAGCATGGAATACAAACGATTTTAGAGGAGAATACACTTTAACAGTTGCAGACAGTACTTATACCTTAAAAGTTACAGGTAAAGATAATACATCTGCAAAATGGAATGTTACCGTAAACGACTCTTTAAAACTTGATACAAAAGCAGCTATTACAGACGGTATGCTTTCTTTATCATTTAAATCTGATACTACAAAAAAAGCAACTTCAATCCGACTTTCTGGTTGGGCAAATAACGAAGGTAACTTTTCTGGTGAAGGTAAAAATGCAGATGGAAGTTGGTTAAAATGGACTGCTATTAAATCTGCATCAAATAAAGTAGAAAAGAAAAAAGAAGAGGTAGAAGTTAATCCAGAATTAGGTGATATCATTTTCCCTTTTAGTGCTTATGGTAGTAAAGAAATTGCTCAGCAAGAAACTATTTTGATTAAAAATGCAACTATTTGGACCAATGAAGAACAAGGTATTGTAAAAAATACTGATGTACTTATTAAAGATGGAAAAATAGCTAAAGTAGGAAATAATCTAAAAGGTAGTAAAACTACTAAGGTAATTGATGGTACAGGCAAACATCTTACAAATGGTATTATTGACGAACACTCTCATATTGCATTATTTAGTGTAAATGATGTTGCTGTAATGTCATCTATGGTAAGAATGGAAGATGTACTAAACCCTAACGATGTAGATATATACCGTCAATTAGCAGGTGGTGTTACCTCTGCACAATTATTACATGGTTCTGCAAATCCTGTTGGTGGACAATCTGCCGTAATTAAATTTAGATGGGGAAAAACTAACCCAGATGATTTGATTTTTAAAGATGCCAAACCGTTTATAAAATTTGCCTTAGGCGAAAATGTAAAACGTTCAAGCTGGCCAATGTCAAATCGTTTTCCACAAACAAGGATGGGTGTAGAGGCTGTTTATATAGATGGTTTTACCAGAGCAAAAGTATATAATGACGCTCAAAAAATATATAATGGTAAAGGACCTAAACCTCGTAAAGATTTACAATTAGAAGCACTTGCCCAAATTCTTAATGACGAACGTTTTATCTCGTGTCACTCTTATGTGCAGTCAGAAATTAACATGCTAATGAAAGTTGCAGATAGTTTTGATTTCAGAGTAAATACTTTCACTCATATTTTAGAAGGTTATAAAGTAGCTGATAAAATGAAAAAGCATGGTGTTGGTGCATCTACTTTTTCTGATTGGTGGGCTTATAAATTTGAAGTTTATGAGGCAATACCACAAAATGCTGCATTAATGGCATCTCAAGGGATTACTGTTGCTATTAATTCTGATGATTCCGAAATGGGTCGTCGTTTAAATCAAGAGGCTGCAAAGAGTGTAAAATATGCAGATATGAGCGAAGAAGAAGCATGGAAAATGGTTACGCTAAATCCCGCAAAATTATTACATGTAGATCACAAAGTAGGTTCAATAAAAGTAGGTAAAGATGCAGACCTTGTTTTATGGTCAGATAATCCTCTTTCAATCTATGCAAAACCTACTTATACTTTAGTTGATGGTACAATCTATTTCTCTTTAGAAAAAGATGAGCAACTTAAAAAAGAGATGCAGAAAGAAAGAGCAAGGTTAGTTGCTAAAATGCAAGCTGCAGAAAAGGCAGGTGAAAAAGTAAAAGATGTAGCTCCTAAAATTGAGCAACATATGCATTGCGATTATTTACACCTTGACTAA
- a CDS encoding TIGR01777 family oxidoreductase: MKVLITGGSGLVGQEISNKLIDKGHEVRWLSRKEDLNAEIKRYKWDIKQKHIDPRAFDGIDAVIHLAGKSVGEGRWTESAKKAILDSRVESSTLLMQEINALEKPPKVVVCASAIGIYGDRGEEELDESSSFGNDFLADVVKEWEKAEDMCTTSRLVKLRIGVVLTEKGGALPKMMLPIKLGIGSPIGTGKQWISWISLEDLSNLFITAIENNKIKGVYNAVSPNPVTNEQLTKAIGTKLCRPIFLPNLPSLVLKLVLGESSFLVLSSAKVNPNKLQKIGYNFRDVIINDALN, encoded by the coding sequence ATGAAAGTCTTAATTACAGGAGGTTCTGGTTTAGTTGGTCAAGAAATATCAAATAAATTGATTGATAAAGGGCATGAAGTACGTTGGCTATCGCGTAAGGAAGATCTAAATGCAGAAATCAAACGGTACAAATGGGATATTAAGCAAAAACATATTGACCCAAGAGCTTTTGATGGAATTGATGCAGTGATTCATTTAGCAGGAAAAAGTGTTGGGGAAGGTAGATGGACAGAAAGTGCAAAAAAAGCGATTTTAGATAGTAGGGTTGAATCATCTACATTATTAATGCAAGAAATAAATGCTTTAGAAAAACCTCCTAAAGTAGTTGTATGTGCTTCGGCAATTGGTATTTATGGTGATAGAGGAGAGGAAGAGTTGGATGAGTCTTCTTCTTTTGGAAATGATTTTCTAGCAGATGTTGTGAAAGAATGGGAAAAAGCGGAAGATATGTGCACAACTTCTCGGTTAGTGAAATTAAGAATTGGAGTAGTTTTAACAGAAAAAGGGGGGGCATTGCCTAAGATGATGTTGCCAATTAAACTTGGAATTGGGTCTCCTATTGGTACAGGTAAACAATGGATATCTTGGATTAGCTTAGAGGATCTATCTAATTTATTTATAACAGCTATTGAGAATAATAAAATAAAAGGAGTTTATAATGCAGTTTCTCCTAATCCAGTAACAAATGAACAACTAACAAAAGCGATTGGCACAAAACTTTGCCGACCAATCTTTTTACCAAATTTACCTTCATTAGTCTTGAAATTAGTATTAGGCGAAAGTTCATTTTTGGTATTGTCAAGTGCTAAGGTAAATCCGAATAAACTACAAAAGATAGGTTATAATTTTAGAGATGTTATTATTAATGATGCTCTTAATTAA